The following proteins are co-located in the Streptomyces sp. NBC_01198 genome:
- a CDS encoding PspA/IM30 family protein produces the protein MSGVMKRMGLIFRAKANKALDRAEDPRETLDYSYQKQLELLQKVRRGVADVATSRKRLELQLTELQKKSATYEDQGRKALALGREDLAREALSRRAALQQQVTDLETQHTTLQGEEEKLTLASQRLQAKVDAFRTKKETIKATYTAAQAQTQIGEAFSGISEEMGDVGMAIQRAEDKTEQLRARAGALDELMASGALDDPSGMAKDDLQAELDRISGGSDVELELQRMKAELAGGSAPQAIEGGKTGRDAQGEPQDTPRFDKQ, from the coding sequence ATGAGCGGTGTCATGAAGCGGATGGGACTGATCTTCCGCGCGAAGGCCAACAAGGCCCTGGACAGGGCCGAGGACCCGCGCGAGACGCTCGACTACTCGTACCAGAAGCAGCTGGAACTGCTGCAGAAGGTACGGCGGGGCGTGGCCGATGTCGCCACCTCCCGCAAGCGGCTCGAACTGCAGCTGACCGAGTTGCAGAAGAAGTCGGCGACGTATGAGGACCAGGGCCGCAAGGCGCTGGCCCTGGGCCGCGAGGACCTGGCCCGTGAGGCGCTGTCCCGGCGGGCGGCGCTGCAGCAGCAGGTCACCGACCTGGAGACGCAGCACACGACGCTGCAGGGCGAGGAGGAGAAGCTCACGCTGGCCTCCCAGCGCCTGCAGGCCAAGGTGGACGCCTTCCGTACGAAGAAGGAGACCATCAAGGCCACCTACACCGCCGCCCAGGCGCAGACCCAGATCGGCGAGGCCTTCTCCGGGATCTCCGAGGAGATGGGCGACGTCGGCATGGCGATCCAGCGTGCCGAGGACAAGACCGAGCAGCTGCGGGCCCGTGCGGGCGCGCTGGACGAGCTGATGGCCTCGGGCGCCCTGGACGACCCGAGCGGCATGGCCAAGGACGACCTCCAGGCCGAGCTGGACCGGATCTCCGGCGGCAGCGACGTCGAGCTGGAGCTGCAGCGGATGAAGGCCGAGCTGGCCGGCGGCAGCGCCCCGCAGGCGATCGAGGGCGGCAAGACCGGCCGCGACGCGCAGGGCGAGCCGCAGGACACCCCGAGGTTCGACAAGCAGTAG
- the pspAA gene encoding PspA-associated protein PspAA: protein MIARIMGEGQVRLADADLTELNVLDNELLAAVETGDEEGFRRTLGALLDSVRRLGVPLPDDALEPSELILPTADATLDEVKAMLKDDGLIPG from the coding sequence ATGATCGCGCGGATCATGGGGGAGGGCCAGGTGAGGTTGGCGGACGCCGACCTCACCGAGCTCAATGTGCTGGACAACGAGCTGCTCGCCGCAGTGGAGACCGGTGACGAGGAGGGTTTCCGGCGGACGCTGGGCGCCCTGCTCGACTCGGTCCGCCGCCTCGGCGTGCCGCTGCCCGACGACGCGCTGGAGCCGTCGGAGCTGATCCTGCCGACGGCGGACGCCACCCTCGACGAGGTCAAGGCGATGCTCAAGGACGACGGGCTGATCCCGGGCTGA
- a CDS encoding GNAT family N-acetyltransferase: MILRPVRDDEEDAEVVREVTAAAFGASHMLGPDPAGARRAGGGPAAAARERGRARHLARTDPGGCWIAQDEAAGPVGAVLSSRREGTWGLSLLAVAPGAQGKGVGKALMARALVHGRACLRGIICAHRHPAAARTYRRAGFTLHPAMRLTGVVDPAGLAPLDGAVHEGNARHRDLMDSVDRRTRGGAHGPDHEELPRHFRLFVVDDLAGSGYCYADDDGVELLAATSRRLATRLLTAALVSMPQGRPVRVAGLTAEQEWAVDVGIAAGLEISNAGYVCLRGMRPPNPYIPSQLFL, from the coding sequence GTGATCCTTCGACCGGTTCGTGACGACGAGGAGGACGCCGAGGTCGTGCGGGAGGTCACCGCCGCCGCCTTCGGCGCCTCACACATGCTCGGCCCGGACCCGGCGGGCGCCCGCCGGGCCGGCGGCGGGCCCGCGGCCGCCGCCCGGGAGCGCGGCCGCGCCCGCCATCTGGCCAGGACCGACCCCGGCGGCTGCTGGATCGCCCAGGACGAGGCGGCGGGCCCGGTGGGCGCGGTGCTGTCGTCCCGGCGGGAGGGCACCTGGGGCCTGTCGCTGCTCGCGGTGGCACCGGGCGCGCAGGGCAAGGGAGTCGGCAAGGCGCTGATGGCGCGGGCGTTGGTGCACGGGCGGGCCTGCCTGCGCGGCATCATCTGCGCCCACCGGCACCCGGCCGCGGCGCGGACGTACCGCAGGGCCGGTTTCACGCTGCACCCGGCGATGCGGCTGACCGGGGTGGTCGACCCGGCGGGGCTCGCGCCGCTGGACGGTGCCGTGCACGAGGGCAACGCCAGGCACCGCGACCTGATGGACTCGGTCGACCGCCGCACCCGCGGCGGCGCCCACGGGCCCGACCACGAGGAACTGCCGCGGCACTTCCGGCTGTTCGTGGTCGACGACCTGGCCGGCAGCGGCTACTGCTACGCCGACGACGACGGGGTGGAACTGCTGGCCGCGACCTCCAGGAGGCTGGCCACCCGGCTGCTGACCGCGGCGCTGGTGAGCATGCCGCAGGGCCGCCCGGTGCGGGTGGCCGGGCTGACGGCGGAACAGGAGTGGGCGGTGGACGTCGGCATCGCGGCGGGCCTGGAGATCTCCAACGCCGGCTACGTGTGCCTGCGCGGGATGCGGCCGCCCAACCCGTACATCCCCTCGCAGCTCTTCCTCTGA
- the nadA gene encoding quinolinate synthase NadA — translation MTTTETLDVQPTPLALLLLGRESDPRSERGVDCPGDLPAPSDPHLVERARAAKARLGERVFILGHHYQRDEVIEFADVTGDSFKLARDAAARPEAEYIVFCGVHFMAESADILTSQKQQVILPDLAAGCSMADMASAEQVAECWDVLADAGVADVTVPVSYMNSSADIKAFTGRHGGTICTSSNAKRALEWAFSQGEKVLFLPDQHLGRNTAVLDLGIPLEECVVYNPHKPGGGLTAEQLRDARMILWRGHCSVHGRFSLESVEDVRARIPGVNVLVHPECKHEVVTSADHVGSTEHIIKMLDAAPAGSAWAIGTELNLVRRLAKAHPDKQIVFLDKTVCFCSTMNRIDLPHLVWALESLADGKTVNRIEVDAETEHFAKLALEQMLALP, via the coding sequence GTGACCACCACAGAAACCCTGGACGTACAGCCCACCCCGCTCGCGCTGCTGCTGCTCGGCCGCGAGTCCGACCCACGCAGCGAGCGGGGCGTGGACTGCCCCGGCGACCTGCCGGCGCCGTCCGACCCGCACCTGGTGGAGCGCGCCAGGGCCGCCAAGGCCCGCCTCGGCGAGAGGGTCTTCATCCTCGGCCACCACTACCAGCGCGACGAGGTCATCGAGTTCGCCGACGTGACCGGCGACTCCTTCAAGCTGGCCAGGGACGCGGCGGCCAGGCCGGAGGCGGAGTACATCGTCTTCTGCGGTGTCCACTTCATGGCGGAGTCCGCCGACATCCTCACCTCGCAGAAGCAGCAGGTGATCCTGCCCGACCTGGCGGCAGGCTGCTCGATGGCCGACATGGCCAGTGCCGAGCAGGTCGCCGAGTGCTGGGACGTACTGGCCGACGCGGGGGTCGCCGACGTCACCGTCCCGGTGTCGTACATGAACTCCTCCGCCGACATCAAGGCCTTCACCGGTCGGCACGGCGGCACGATCTGCACGTCCTCCAACGCCAAGCGCGCGCTGGAGTGGGCCTTCTCGCAGGGCGAGAAGGTGCTCTTCCTGCCCGACCAGCACCTGGGCCGCAACACCGCGGTGCTGGACCTCGGCATACCGCTGGAGGAATGCGTCGTCTACAACCCGCACAAGCCCGGCGGCGGGCTGACCGCCGAGCAGCTCCGGGACGCGAGAATGATCCTGTGGCGCGGCCACTGCTCGGTGCACGGCCGCTTCTCGCTGGAGTCGGTGGAGGACGTCCGGGCGCGGATCCCCGGCGTCAACGTGCTGGTGCACCCCGAGTGCAAGCACGAGGTCGTCACGTCCGCCGACCACGTGGGCTCGACCGAGCACATCATCAAGATGCTCGACGCGGCTCCCGCGGGCTCCGCGTGGGCGATCGGCACCGAGCTGAACCTGGTGCGCAGGCTCGCCAAGGCGCACCCGGACAAGCAGATCGTCTTCCTCGACAAGACCGTCTGCTTCTGCTCGACCATGAACCGCATCGACCTGCCGCACCTGGTGTGGGCGCTGGAGTCGCTGGCGGACGGCAAGACCGTCAACCGCATCGAGGTCGACGCCGAGACCGAGCACTTCGCCAAGCTGGCCTTGGAGCAGATGCTCGCGCTGCCGTAA
- a CDS encoding HesB/IscA family protein, whose protein sequence is MTVQDETTTTDGILLSDAAAGKVKSLLEQEGREDLALRVAVQPGGCSGLRYQLFFDERSLDGDVVKDFGGVKVVTDRMSAPYLGGASIDFVDTIEKQGFTIDNPNATGSCACGDSFH, encoded by the coding sequence ATGACGGTTCAGGACGAGACCACCACGACGGACGGCATCCTCCTGTCCGACGCCGCCGCCGGCAAGGTCAAGAGCCTGCTGGAGCAGGAGGGCCGGGAAGACCTCGCGCTGCGGGTCGCCGTCCAGCCCGGCGGCTGCTCGGGCCTGCGCTACCAGCTCTTCTTCGACGAGCGCTCGCTCGACGGCGACGTGGTCAAGGACTTCGGCGGCGTCAAGGTCGTCACCGACCGCATGAGCGCGCCGTATCTGGGCGGGGCGTCCATCGACTTCGTGGACACCATCGAGAAGCAGGGCTTCACGATCGACAACCCGAACGCCACGGGTTCCTGCGCCTGCGGCGACTCCTTCCACTGA
- a CDS encoding carbohydrate kinase family protein, whose product MRIAVTGSIATDHLMTFPGRFSDQLVADQLHAVSLSFLVDALDVRRGGVGANICFGMGLLGTAPILVGAAGNDFGEYRAWLERHGVDTASVRISEVLHTARFICTTDADHNQIGSFYTGAMSEARLIELQHVADRVGGLDLVSIGADDPEAMIRHTEECRTRGIPFAADFSQQIARMDGDDIRVLVDGAAYLFNNEYEKGLIETKTGWSDEEILGRVGTRVTTLGAQGVRIDREGEPSITVGCAEEQAKVDPTGVGDGFRAGFLSGLAWGVSLERAAQVGCMVATLVIETLGTQEYELRRTHFMDRFTKAYGEDAAAEVRQHLHA is encoded by the coding sequence GTGCGTATCGCCGTCACCGGATCCATCGCCACCGATCACCTGATGACCTTCCCCGGCCGGTTCTCCGACCAGCTGGTCGCCGATCAGCTGCACGCGGTCTCGCTGTCGTTCCTGGTCGACGCCCTGGACGTCCGGCGTGGCGGGGTCGGCGCCAACATCTGCTTCGGCATGGGCCTGCTGGGCACCGCACCGATCCTGGTGGGCGCGGCCGGCAACGACTTCGGCGAGTACCGCGCCTGGCTGGAGCGGCACGGCGTCGACACCGCCTCGGTCCGGATCTCCGAGGTGCTGCACACCGCCCGCTTCATCTGCACCACGGACGCCGACCACAACCAGATCGGCTCTTTCTACACCGGGGCGATGAGCGAGGCGCGGCTGATCGAGCTGCAGCACGTCGCCGACCGGGTCGGCGGCCTCGACCTGGTGTCCATCGGAGCGGACGACCCCGAGGCGATGATCCGGCACACCGAGGAGTGCAGGACCCGCGGCATCCCCTTCGCCGCGGACTTCTCCCAGCAGATCGCCCGGATGGACGGCGACGACATCCGGGTGCTGGTCGACGGGGCGGCGTACCTCTTCAACAACGAGTACGAGAAGGGTCTGATCGAGACCAAGACCGGCTGGAGCGACGAGGAGATCCTCGGCCGGGTCGGCACCCGGGTCACCACCCTCGGCGCGCAGGGCGTGCGGATCGACCGCGAGGGTGAGCCGTCGATCACGGTGGGCTGCGCGGAGGAGCAGGCCAAGGTCGACCCGACCGGCGTCGGCGACGGCTTCCGCGCCGGCTTCCTGTCCGGCCTGGCGTGGGGCGTCAGCCTGGAGCGAGCCGCGCAGGTCGGCTGCATGGTCGCGACGCTGGTGATCGAGACGCTGGGCACGCAGGAGTACGAGTTGCGGCGCACGCACTTCATGGACCGCTTCACCAAGGCGTACGGCGAGGACGCCGCGGCCGAGGTGCGCCAGCACCTCCACGCCTGA
- a CDS encoding cysteine desulfurase/sulfurtransferase TusA family protein — protein MSYFDMASAAPLHPVARQALLAALDEGWADPARLYREGRRARLLLDAARQTAAAAVGCRPDELVFTPSGTRALHSGIAGAMAGRRRTGRHVVASAVEHSAVLHAAAAYDSTEVGVDRAGLVAPADVTAALRPDTALVCLQSANHEVGTVQPVAEVAELCRAAGVPLLVDAAQSLAWGAVDGGWSLLAGSAHKWGGPPGVGLLAVRKGTRFAPQHPADERESGRSPGFENLPAIVAAAASLRAVRDEAAGEAARLSALVDRIRTRVPELVPDVEVVGHATRRLPHLVTFSCLYVDGEVLLTALDRAGFSVSSGSSCTSSTLTPSHVLKAMGVLSEGNVRVSLPPGTGEAEVARFLDVLPGVVAEVRSQLGAGPAPTSTPAPAPDAGLVVDSLGKRCPIPVIELAKVIGDVPVGGVVTVLSDDEAAGLDIPAWCAMTTQEYLGSAPAPHGTAYRIRRHT, from the coding sequence GTGTCCTATTTCGATATGGCTTCCGCTGCTCCGCTGCATCCGGTGGCCCGCCAGGCGCTGCTGGCCGCGCTCGACGAGGGGTGGGCGGACCCGGCCCGGCTGTACCGCGAGGGGCGGCGGGCCAGGCTGCTGCTCGACGCGGCCAGGCAGACCGCGGCCGCGGCCGTCGGCTGCCGGCCCGACGAACTGGTTTTCACTCCTTCGGGGACCCGCGCGCTGCACTCCGGGATCGCCGGGGCGATGGCCGGGCGGCGCAGGACCGGCCGCCATGTCGTGGCCTCGGCCGTCGAGCACTCGGCGGTGCTGCACGCGGCGGCGGCGTACGACAGCACCGAGGTCGGGGTCGACCGGGCCGGGCTGGTCGCGCCGGCCGACGTGACGGCGGCGCTGCGGCCGGACACCGCGCTGGTGTGCCTGCAGTCCGCCAACCACGAGGTGGGCACGGTCCAGCCGGTCGCCGAGGTCGCCGAGCTGTGCCGGGCCGCGGGCGTGCCGCTGCTGGTGGACGCGGCGCAGTCGCTGGCGTGGGGCGCGGTCGACGGCGGCTGGTCCCTGCTGGCTGGCAGCGCGCACAAGTGGGGCGGCCCGCCGGGAGTCGGGCTCCTCGCGGTGCGCAAGGGCACCAGGTTCGCGCCCCAGCACCCGGCCGACGAGCGGGAGTCGGGCCGCTCCCCCGGCTTCGAGAACCTGCCGGCGATCGTGGCCGCCGCGGCGTCGCTGCGCGCGGTACGGGACGAGGCCGCGGGCGAGGCGGCCCGGCTGTCGGCGCTGGTGGACCGGATCAGGACGCGGGTGCCGGAGCTGGTGCCCGACGTCGAGGTGGTCGGCCACGCCACCCGGCGGCTGCCGCACCTGGTCACCTTCTCCTGCCTCTACGTCGACGGCGAGGTGCTGCTGACCGCGCTGGACCGGGCCGGCTTCTCGGTGTCGTCGGGCTCGTCGTGCACGTCCAGCACGCTGACGCCGAGCCATGTGCTCAAGGCGATGGGTGTGCTCTCCGAGGGCAACGTACGGGTGTCGCTGCCCCCGGGCACCGGCGAGGCGGAGGTCGCGCGCTTCCTCGACGTGCTGCCCGGGGTGGTCGCCGAGGTGCGCTCCCAGCTCGGCGCCGGCCCGGCGCCCACGTCCACGCCGGCGCCGGCCCCAGACGCGGGCCTGGTCGTCGACTCGCTCGGCAAGCGGTGCCCGATCCCGGTGATCGAGCTGGCCAAGGTGATCGGCGACGTGCCGGTCGGCGGGGTGGTGACGGTGCTCTCCGACGACGAGGCGGCCGGGCTGGACATCCCGGCCTGGTGCGCCATGACCACCCAGGAATACCTCGGCTCCGCCCCGGCCCCCCACGGCACCGCCTACCGTATCCGCCGCCACACCTGA
- the ctaC gene encoding aa3-type cytochrome oxidase subunit II, which translates to MSPNGSDLPHRPKGVGGTPTPRRGLRRKLPQALAAGLVLATATGCSYKDYPRLGMPSPATEQAPRILALWQGSWAAALATGALVWGLILWSVIFHRRSRTKVEVPAQTRYNLPIEALYTIVPIVVIAVLFYFTARDENKLLETSAKPQHVINVVGFQWSWGFNYVENVDGQPGPQKPPAELSDIPANKLLFPPGAEGVYDVGTPASRNPDTGNPGPTLWLPKGQTVRFVLTSRDVIHSFWIIPFLMKQDVIPGHTNVFEVTPSKEGTFMGKCAELCGVDHSRMLFNVKVVSPAAYQQHLKDLAKAGQTGYLPSGIATTGNAKNSEPKTT; encoded by the coding sequence GTGAGTCCCAACGGCTCCGACCTCCCCCACCGCCCAAAGGGCGTGGGCGGTACCCCCACGCCGCGGCGCGGGTTGCGGCGGAAGCTCCCGCAGGCGCTGGCTGCGGGCCTGGTCCTTGCGACGGCCACTGGTTGCTCGTACAAGGATTATCCCCGCCTCGGCATGCCCAGTCCGGCCACCGAACAGGCACCACGGATCCTCGCCCTGTGGCAGGGTTCCTGGGCCGCGGCACTGGCGACCGGTGCGCTGGTCTGGGGTCTGATCCTGTGGAGTGTGATCTTCCACCGCCGCAGCCGGACCAAGGTCGAGGTCCCTGCGCAGACCCGCTACAACCTGCCCATCGAGGCGTTGTACACGATCGTCCCGATCGTGGTGATCGCGGTGCTCTTCTACTTCACCGCCCGTGACGAGAACAAGCTGCTGGAGACCTCCGCCAAGCCGCAGCACGTGATCAACGTGGTGGGCTTCCAGTGGAGCTGGGGTTTCAACTACGTCGAGAACGTCGACGGACAGCCCGGTCCGCAGAAGCCGCCGGCCGAACTCAGCGACATCCCGGCCAACAAGCTGCTGTTCCCGCCCGGCGCCGAGGGCGTCTACGACGTCGGCACCCCGGCCAGCCGCAACCCGGACACCGGCAACCCCGGGCCCACGCTGTGGCTGCCCAAGGGCCAGACGGTCCGGTTCGTGCTGACCTCGCGCGATGTCATCCACTCGTTCTGGATCATCCCGTTCCTGATGAAGCAGGACGTCATCCCCGGCCACACCAACGTCTTCGAGGTGACCCCCAGCAAGGAGGGCACCTTCATGGGCAAGTGCGCCGAGCTCTGCGGTGTCGACCACTCCCGGATGCTGTTCAACGTGAAGGTCGTATCGCCCGCGGCGTACCAGCAGCACCTCAAGGACCTCGCCAAGGCGGGGCAGACGGGGTACCTCCCGTCCGGTATCGCCACCACGGGCAACGCGAAGAACTCGGAGCCCAAGACCACATGA
- the ctaD gene encoding aa3-type cytochrome oxidase subunit I, whose protein sequence is MSILNEPLGATPADDSYADEIPARRKKPGSVVVTWLTTTDHKTIGTLYLVTSFAFFLIGGVLALLMRAELARPGNQFLSNEQFNQAFTMHGTVMLLMFATPLFAGFTNWIMPLQIGAPDVAFPRLNMFAYWLYLFGSLIAVGGFVTPQGAADFGWFAYSPLSSAVNSPGVGADMWIMGLALSGFGTILGAVNFITTIICMRAPGMTMFRMPIFVWNVLLTAVLVLLAFPVLAAALLALEADRKFGAHVFDSGNGGALLWQHLFWFFGHPEVYIIALPFFGIISEVIPVFSRKPMFGYIGLVAATISIAGLSVTVWAHHMYVTGGVLLPFFSFMTFLIAVPTGVKFFNWIGTMWKGSLSFETPMLWSVGFLITFAFGGLTGVILAAPPLDFHVSDSYFVVAHFHYVVFGTVVFAMFAGFHFWWPKMTGKMLDERLGKITFWTLFLGFHGTFLVQHWLGAEGMPRRYADYLSADGFTTLNTVSTISSFLLGLSILPFLYNVWKTAKYGKKVEVDDPWGYGRSLEWATSCPPPRHNFTSLPRIRSESPAFDLHHPEISAIDALSGAGASTAISGAESKGANQ, encoded by the coding sequence ATGAGCATTCTCAACGAACCGCTGGGCGCGACGCCCGCCGACGACTCCTACGCGGACGAGATCCCGGCCCGGCGCAAGAAGCCCGGCTCCGTGGTGGTCACGTGGCTGACCACCACCGACCACAAGACCATCGGCACCCTGTACCTGGTCACGTCGTTCGCGTTCTTCCTGATCGGCGGTGTGCTGGCGCTGCTGATGCGCGCCGAGCTCGCCAGGCCCGGCAACCAGTTCCTGTCCAACGAGCAGTTCAACCAGGCCTTCACGATGCACGGCACCGTGATGCTGCTGATGTTCGCGACACCGCTGTTCGCCGGTTTCACCAACTGGATCATGCCGCTGCAGATCGGCGCGCCCGACGTGGCGTTCCCGCGGCTGAACATGTTCGCCTACTGGCTCTACCTGTTCGGCTCGCTCATCGCGGTCGGCGGCTTCGTCACCCCGCAGGGCGCGGCCGACTTCGGCTGGTTCGCGTACTCGCCGCTGTCCAGCGCGGTCAACTCGCCCGGTGTCGGCGCCGACATGTGGATCATGGGTCTGGCGCTGTCCGGTTTCGGCACCATCCTCGGTGCGGTCAACTTCATCACCACGATCATCTGCATGCGCGCCCCCGGTATGACGATGTTCCGCATGCCGATCTTCGTGTGGAACGTGCTGCTGACCGCCGTTCTGGTGCTGCTGGCCTTCCCGGTGCTCGCCGCCGCGCTGCTGGCACTCGAAGCCGACCGAAAATTCGGCGCACACGTCTTCGACTCCGGCAACGGCGGAGCCTTGCTCTGGCAGCACCTCTTCTGGTTCTTCGGCCATCCAGAGGTGTACATCATCGCGTTGCCGTTCTTCGGCATCATCTCCGAGGTCATCCCGGTCTTCAGCCGCAAGCCGATGTTCGGCTACATCGGCCTGGTCGCAGCGACCATCTCCATCGCGGGCCTGTCGGTGACGGTGTGGGCACACCACATGTACGTCACCGGCGGAGTGCTGCTGCCGTTCTTCTCCTTCATGACCTTCCTGATCGCGGTGCCCACCGGTGTGAAGTTCTTCAACTGGATCGGCACCATGTGGAAGGGGTCACTGAGTTTCGAGACCCCGATGCTCTGGTCGGTCGGATTCCTGATCACCTTCGCCTTCGGCGGTCTGACCGGTGTCATCCTGGCCGCGCCGCCGCTGGACTTCCACGTGTCCGACTCGTACTTCGTGGTCGCGCACTTCCACTACGTGGTCTTCGGGACGGTGGTCTTCGCGATGTTCGCCGGATTCCACTTCTGGTGGCCGAAGATGACCGGCAAGATGCTCGACGAACGGCTCGGGAAGATCACCTTCTGGACGCTCTTCCTCGGCTTCCACGGCACCTTCCTGGTCCAGCACTGGCTGGGCGCCGAGGGAATGCCGCGCCGGTACGCGGACTACCTGAGTGCCGACGGTTTCACCACGCTGAACACGGTCTCCACGATCAGCTCGTTCCTGCTCGGCCTGTCGATCCTTCCGTTCCTCTACAACGTGTGGAAGACCGCGAAGTACGGCAAGAAGGTCGAGGTCGACGACCCGTGGGGCTACGGCCGCTCCCTGGAGTGGGCGACGTCCTGCCCGCCGCCGCGGCACAACTTCACCTCGCTGCCGCGTATCCGTTCCGAATCCCCGGCGTTCGACCTGCACCACCCGGAGATCTCGGCGATCGACGCTCTGTCCGGAGCCGGTGCGAGCACGGCCATTTCCGGTGCTGAGAGCAAGGGGGCGAACCAGTGA
- a CDS encoding cytochrome c oxidase subunit 4, whose protein sequence is MKIQGWMFGGFAVFILATAIVYGLWSKEPTGTTALFLAFALCTMIAFYLAFTANRADAGAMDREDADVADEAGEVGFFSPHSWQPLMLGTGGALAFLGVIFGWWLLFFALPVILMGIFGWVFEYYRGESRTQ, encoded by the coding sequence GTGAAGATCCAAGGGTGGATGTTCGGCGGCTTCGCGGTCTTCATCCTGGCCACGGCCATCGTCTACGGCCTGTGGTCCAAGGAGCCGACCGGTACGACCGCGCTCTTCCTGGCGTTCGCGCTGTGCACCATGATCGCCTTCTACCTGGCCTTCACCGCGAACCGGGCCGACGCCGGGGCGATGGACCGCGAGGACGCCGACGTCGCCGACGAGGCCGGCGAGGTGGGTTTCTTCAGCCCGCACAGCTGGCAGCCGCTCATGCTGGGCACCGGCGGAGCGCTGGCGTTCCTGGGCGTCATCTTCGGCTGGTGGCTGCTGTTCTTCGCGCTGCCGGTGATCCTGATGGGGATCTTCGGCTGGGTGTTCGAGTACTACCGCGGCGAGAGCCGCACCCAGTGA
- a CDS encoding L,D-transpeptidase — MSHIPRRRIALRCALLVAPLAVGLTACGGDGNPLAAPPYESAAKVAYSVADGGKADPNKPLKVTIKDDGSRITDVTATDAAGRFVRGKLSEDGLSWQSTTALAAGAHYTVRVSTEDSDGHPGRKVLGFDTTTASAGLHVAFGPDAGTYGVGQPITAELNTPVKTAAARAAVEANLVVTSVPQAAHGSWYWVDDRTLHYRPSSYWPAHAQIEVRSTLNGVKVQGKLYGGTDKPLTLHTGDRIEAITDAATDQMTFKDDGKVVRTIPVTTGKPGFDTRNGIKVVLAKESFVQMKSSTVGIAAGSSDSYDLPVYWATRVTWSGEYVHAAPWSEGSQGSANVSHGCTGMSTDNAHWFFDHVRQGDVVQVVNSHGPTMTPFDNGFGDWNLDEAKWQQGSALGSKAAGQADQGSAAVAKNPLSDPARLRPETA; from the coding sequence ATGAGCCACATTCCTCGACGCCGGATAGCGTTGCGCTGCGCCCTTCTCGTGGCGCCCCTCGCGGTGGGGCTCACCGCCTGCGGCGGAGACGGCAACCCGCTCGCCGCCCCGCCCTACGAATCCGCGGCCAAGGTCGCCTACTCGGTCGCCGACGGCGGCAAGGCCGACCCCAACAAGCCGCTCAAGGTCACCATCAAGGACGACGGCAGCAGGATCACCGACGTCACCGCCACCGACGCCGCAGGCCGCTTCGTACGCGGCAAGCTCAGCGAGGACGGCCTCAGCTGGCAGTCCACCACCGCGCTGGCCGCAGGCGCCCACTACACGGTCCGGGTGAGCACCGAGGACTCCGACGGCCACCCCGGCCGCAAGGTCCTGGGCTTCGACACCACCACGGCCTCCGCGGGCCTGCACGTCGCCTTCGGCCCGGACGCCGGCACCTACGGGGTCGGCCAGCCGATCACCGCCGAGCTGAACACCCCGGTCAAGACCGCCGCCGCCCGCGCCGCGGTCGAGGCGAACCTGGTGGTCACCAGCGTCCCGCAGGCCGCACACGGGTCCTGGTACTGGGTCGACGACCGCACCCTGCACTACCGGCCCAGCAGCTACTGGCCCGCACACGCCCAGATCGAGGTCCGCAGCACTCTCAACGGCGTCAAGGTGCAGGGCAAGCTCTACGGCGGCACCGACAAGCCGCTGACCCTGCACACCGGCGACCGCATCGAGGCGATCACCGACGCGGCCACCGACCAGATGACCTTCAAGGACGACGGCAAGGTGGTCAGGACCATCCCGGTCACCACCGGCAAGCCGGGCTTCGACACCCGCAACGGCATCAAGGTCGTGCTGGCCAAGGAGAGCTTCGTCCAGATGAAGAGCTCCACCGTCGGAATAGCCGCCGGCAGCTCCGACTCCTACGACCTGCCGGTCTACTGGGCCACCCGGGTGACATGGAGCGGTGAGTACGTGCACGCCGCGCCCTGGTCCGAGGGCTCCCAGGGATCCGCCAACGTCAGCCACGGCTGCACCGGCATGAGCACCGACAACGCGCACTGGTTCTTCGACCACGTGCGGCAGGGCGACGTCGTCCAGGTCGTGAACAGCCACGGCCCGACGATGACGCCGTTCGACAACGGCTTCGGCGACTGGAACCTGGACGAGGCCAAGTGGCAGCAGGGCAGCGCGCTGGGCTCCAAGGCCGCGGGCCAGGCCGACCAGGGCTCGGCCGCCGTCGCGAAGAACCCGCTGTCCGACCCCGCGCGGCTCCGTCCCGAGACCGCCTGA